A window of the Aspergillus flavus chromosome 6, complete sequence genome harbors these coding sequences:
- a CDS encoding 60s ribosomal protein L15/L27 (60S ribosomal protein L28) — translation MPTRFSKTRKARGHVSAGYGRIGKHRKHPGGRGMAGGQHHHRTNLDKYHPGYFGKVGMRYFHKTNQQFWKPVINLDKLWSLVPAEQRDAYVNGQKTDTAPVIDLLPLGYSKVLGKGRIPEIPIVVRARYFSRDAERKIKEAGGVVELVA, via the exons ATGCCTACCCGTTTCTCGAAGACAAGGAAAGC CCGCGGCCATGTGTCCGCCGGTTACGGTCGTATCGGCAAGCACCGCAAGCACCCCGGTGGTCGTGGTATGGCCGGTGGtcagcaccaccaccgtaCCAACCTCGACAAGTACCACCCCGGTTATTTCGGTAAGGTTGGTATGAGGTACTTCCACAAGACCAATCAGCAGTTCTGGAAGCCCGTGATCAACCTCGACAAG CTGTGGTCCCTCGTTCCCGCTGAGCAGCGTGACGCCTACGTGAACGGCCAGAAGACCGACACTGCTCCCGTTATcgacctccttcctcttggCTACTCCAAGGTTCTCGGCAAGGGCCGCATTCCCGAGATCCCCATCGTCGTCCGTGCCAGGTACTTCAGCCGGGATGCTGAACGGAAGATCAAGGAGGCTGGTGGTGTCGTTGAGTTGGTTGCTTAA
- a CDS encoding ATP-dependent RNA helicase CHL1, whose protein sequence is MEPQAEEFHHPYSPYDIQLQFMRALYSCIEKGKVAVFESPTGTGKSLSIICGSLTWLRDHKRKVFQETVNNTTYDDGEPEWMLEYAKRESSRAVSEKRKELQERLAKARHKEEKQKIALENSSGPRKRQKFDVPSRASDAQTDNDFALDDYDSEGEEKSSSRKRTDYSSGLSTGTLELLKRFQHKSSAHPRQDEDYGDEDIKILYCSRTHSQLTQFASELRRVNMPSSIPKDFSEGVADTDGLQEGVRHLSLGSRKNLCINPRVSSLDNVTAISERCLDMQQPGVAAEQRCPFLPSNENEAQVLQFRDHVLATVKDIEDIGKLGKDIGICPYYASRSVTKHSEIVTLPYPLLLQRSARDALDLSIKGHVVVIDEAHNLMDAISNIHSVTITLSELQTSLFQLTTYARKFKTRLKGKNRNYIAQVIRLVTSITDHLKTILETSQAPEGPVQPSDLMSGKGVDQINPYKLCRYLRESKLARKVDGYSEFSRERADRQADRKPSTPVLFHIQSFLLPLMNLSAEGKLFYIKAQGDIQLKYMLLDPMNQFREIVDDARAVILAGGTMSPMTDYIHHLFPYVPSSRLGTFSYGHVIPPENLIAQVLGKGVTGTEFDFTFETRDSERMIVDLGRTMAALCQVIPDGVVAFFPSYDYLSQVLSIWKRTLAGEKNRTVYDLIEGKKTILHESRDVTISTEELLQEYASIVGSGRGALLLSVVGGKLSEGINFSDRLGRGVLIVGLPFPNIRSAVWQAKIHYVEQKAYKESSGSDANRQLVAKAAGKDFYENSCMRAVNQCIGRAIRHRNDYAAIVLMDRRYDKPAIQGKLPAWIKQSMASSSALRPAGATIGSLSKFFVAQRTSKT, encoded by the exons ATGGAACCCCAGGCAGAAGAGTTCCACCACCCTTATTCGCCATATGACATTCAGCTCCAGTTCATGCGGGCCTTATACTCTTGTATTGAAAAGGGTAAAGTGGCTGTCTTTGAGTCTCCCACTG GCACT GGAAAATCTTTAAGCATAATATGCGGCTCGTTGACCTGGCTACGAGACCATAAACGGAAAGTTTTCCAGGAAACTGTCAACAACACTACAT ATGATGACGGAGAACCGGAATGGATGCTGGAGTATGCAAAACGGGAATCCAGTCGCGCTGTCTctgagaagaggaaagaacTCCAGGAACGATTGGCAAAAGCAAGGCataaagaggaaaagcagaAAATTGCTCTAGAGAACTCGAGCGGACCACGCAAACGACAG AAGTTCGATGTGCCTTCTAGGGCTTCAGATGCGCAGACCGACAATGATTTCGCATTGGATGATTACGACAGCGAAGGCGAAGAGAAGAGTTCCTCACGGAAGCGGACTGATTATTCAAGCGGTCTTTCCACCGGCACGCTAGAGTTATTGAAGCGTTTCCAACACAAATCATCGGCACATCCCAGACAAGACGAAGATTATGGggatgaagatatcaagataCTTTACTGCTCGAGGACACACTCCCAATTAACACAATTTGCAAGCGAATTGCGAAGAGTCAATATGCCTTCGAGCATACCGAAGGACTTCAGTGAAGGAGTGGCTGACACAGATGGACTCCAGGAAGGTGTAAGGCACTTATCTCTTGGGTCTCGGAAAAATCTGTGCATAAACCCTCGAGTGTCTTCCTTAGATAATGTAACTGCAATCAGTGAACGCTGCTTAGATATGCAGCAGCCAGGTGTTGCCGCGGAACAGAGATGCCCGTTTCTACCATCAAATGAGAACGAGGCGCAGGTTTTACAATTTCGGGACCACGTACTAGCCACAGTTAAGGATATTGAGGATATAGGAAAATTAGGGAAGGATATTGGAATATGTCCCTACTACGCGTCCCGCTCAGTCACCAAGCATAGTGAG ATCGTGACGCTTCCGTATCCCTTGTTGCTTCAGCGGTCAGCCAGAGACGCGCTTGATCTATCGATAAAGGGGCATGTCGTTGTTATTGACGAGGCTCATAATTTGATGGATGCTATATCCAACATCCATTCGGTAACAATCACACTCTCGGAACTGCAAACCTCTCTATTCCAGTTGACAACATACGCAAGAAAGTTTAAAACTCGactgaaaggaaagaacCGGAACTATATCGCACAGGTTATCAGACTTGTCACTTCGATTACTGACCACCTCAAAACAATTCTCGAAACAAGTCAAGCTCCCGAAGGTCCTGTCCAGCCATCAGACCTCATGTCTGGAAAAGGCGTGGACCAGATTAACCCTTACAAGTTATGTCGATATTTACGTGAGAGTAAACTAGCGAGGAAGGTTGACGGTTATTCCGAATTTTCTCGAGAGCGAGCAGACCGCCAAGCAGACAGAAAGCCTTCCACACCGGTCCTATTCCATATACAGAGTTTCCTCCTACCATTGATGAACCTTTCAGCAGAAGGAAAATTGTTCTATATTAAGGCCCAAGGTGATATTCAGTTGAAATATATGCTCCTCGACCCAATGAATCAATTTCGCGAAATTGTTGACGATGCAAGAGCTGTTATCTTAGCTGGCGGAACTATGTCACCT ATGACGGATTACATACATCACTTGTTCCCATACGTGCCATCGAGTCGCCTGGGCACCTTTAGCTATGGTCATGTCATTCCCCCAGAGAATTTGATCGCACAAGTCCTAGGTAAAGGGGTTACAGGTACAGAATTTGACTTTACCTTTGAGACACGGGATTCAGAACGGATG ATAGTTGACCTGGGACGAACGATGGCTGCTCTATGCCAGGTTATTCCAGATGGCGTCGTTGCCTTTTTCCCAAGTTATGACTATCTAAGTCAAGTGTTGAGCATATGGAAAAGAACCCTTGCAGGAGAGAAGAATCGTACTGTCTATGACTTGATCGAGGGGAAAAAGACTATTCTGCATGAGTCACGAGATGTGACTATAAGCACTGAGGAGCTTTTGCAAGAATATGCAAGTATTGTCGGATCAGGGCGAGGGGCGTTACTTCTTTCCGTGGTCGGTGGAAAGCTGTCAGAGGGTATCAACTTTTCTGACAGATTGGGGAGAGGTGTGTTGATTGTTGGCTTGCCCTTTCCAAATATACGCAGTGCGGTTTGGCAAGCAAAGATCCACTATGTTGAGCAAAAAGCATACAAAGAGAGCTCGGGCTCCGATGCAAACCGGCAGTTGGTCGCAAAAGCTGCGGGAAAGGATTTCTATGAGAACTCCTGCATGCGGGCAGTCAATCAGTGTATAGGGAGAGCGATTAGACATCGTAATGATTACGCTGCCATCGTTTTGATGGATAGACGTTACGATAAACCCGCTATACAAGGGAAACTGCCCGCTTGGATCAAACAAAGCATGGCGAGCAGTTCCGCTCTGCGGCCAGCTGGGGCAACAATAGGTAGTCTTTCGAAGTTCTTTGTGGCACAAAGGACCAGCAAAACCTAG
- a CDS encoding putative cell cycle protein kinase (serine/threonine protein kinase of the CDC7 subfamily) encodes MSTLHPAPTGIFEVQKPGPSRPPRAPAGPRYARDDDAATDSDASVMEHEDEDLQDEEDVDDSVKEDMKKLEDTFPGISDRFRLVNRIGEGTFSTVYKAEDLLYDHYRNDWDMFQGQQCDSWTSPPSKRRRVEGERGQSLPTKRRKPRYVALKKIYVTSSPFRIQNELELLHDLRGCRSVCPLITAFRYQDQVVAVLPFFPHTDFRIQYRTFLVADMRHYFRSLFTALHSVHKHNILHRDIKPTNFLYNPKIREGVLVDFGLAEREGSEYTGTCLCANPSYVRRSRLLQSYYSTQCSTSTLSAGYPKNDSRPSRRANRAGTRGFRAPEVLFKCTSQTTKIDMWSAGVILLTLLGRRFPFFNSADDVDATIEMASIFGTRRMKMAAAMHGQIFETNIPTIGEKGYSWEKLVKWASCVEELTESEKQATRLLAGLMELDPYKRLSARDALQHEFFTDPIEHDVEWGGNPEDSADSVEEDEAEKDDEADEVAMI; translated from the exons ATGTCCACTCTCCACCCAGCGCCTACTGGTATTTTCGAGGTACAGAAGCCGGGCCCTTCGAGACCACCACGCGCGCCAGCAGGACCTAGATACGCaagagatgatgatgcagctACGGACAGCGATGCGTCAGTGATGGAacatgaagatgaagacctccaggacgaagaagacgtCGACGACTCAGTAAAAGAGGATATGAAGAAACTTGAGGATACATTTCCCGGAATTTCGGATAGATTTCGCTTGGTTAATAGAATTGGTGAAG GCACTTTCTCTACCGTGTACAAAGCGGAAGATCTGTTGTATGATCATTACAGGAACGATTGGGATATGTTTCAAGGCCAACAATGCGACAGCTGGACGAGCCCTCCCTCAAAAAGGCGACGTGTAGAGGGAGAGCGTGGACAATCCTTGCCTACCAAGCGACGGAAACCTCGTTATGTTGCcctaaaaaaaatatacgTGACTAGCAGTCCATTTCGTATTCAAAATGAACTTGAGCTGCTACATGACCTCCGGGGTTGTCGATCCGTATGCCCTCTGATCACAGCCTTTCGATACCAGGATCAGGTTGTGGCGGtcttgcctttctttccccataCTGATTTCCGTATACAATACCGCACGTTTCTGGTTGCAGATATGCGACATTACTTTCGGTCCCTTTTTACCGCCTTGCACTCTGTCCATAAACACAATATCCTCCACCGCGACATTAAACCGAC CAATTTCCTCTATAACCCAAAAATCCGAGAAGGTGTTTTGGTGGACTTTGGGCTGGCTGAG CGCGAGGGGTCCGAGTATACCGGCACGTGTCTATGTGCCAATCCAAGCTATGTCCGTCGCAGTCGATTGCTACAGAGCTACTACTCCACCCAATGCTCAACCTCGACGTTGTCGGCCGGCTACCCGAAGAACGATTCTAGGCCATCGAGACGTGCTAACCGGGCAGGAACCCGGGGTTTCCGTGCGCCAGAAGTTCTTTTCAAGTGCACATCCCAGACGACGAAGATAGATATGTGGTCGGCAGGAGTAATCCTTTTGACTTTGCTTGGTCGTcgctttcctttcttcaacTCTGCTGACGATGTTGATGCTACGATAGAAATGGCTAGTATTTTCGGGACGCGTCGCATGAAGATGGCGGCAGCTATGCATGGGCAGATATTTGAAACGAATATTCCAACGATTGGTGAAAAAGGATATAGTTGGGAGAAGCTTGTAAAGTGGGCCAGCTGTGTGGAGGAGTTGACTGAGAGCGAGAAACAAGCAACTCGCCTTCTGGCGGGTCTCATGGAATTGGATCCATACAAACGCTTGAGCGCCAGAGATGCCTTACAACACGAATTCTTTACAGACCCCATAGAACATGACGTTGAATGGGGAGGGAATCCCGAAGATAGTGCTGACTCTGtagaggaagacgaagcggagaaagatgatgaggctGATGAGGTCGCAATGATATAA
- a CDS encoding OTU-like cysteine protease, whose product MTQAPVYQYPLFKMRFRIRGPGGQSTVTLDDSATVNELRTQIVDKTGLTAYDVKYGYPDLKHFLLDELQPNQRISDIGFKLDGEQLLVTKREVPPSNEGLTPISQEPPEKPPTSHTSSDAISDDPPEIPSLEHAGTFVLRIMPDDNSCLFRAVGSALMGGMDAMNELRSVVAQTIQQNPGLYSEAVLEKKPDDYCRWIQNEDSWGGGIELSILSKHFGIEICSIDVQTLRIDRFNEGLPTRCILVYSGIHYDTVALSPSDPPHTHAYAPPEFDTKVFDAADPFVLEKALELCKVLQSKHYYTDTAGFRIRCNTCGGVFIGEKGATQHATQTGHYNFGEASQD is encoded by the coding sequence ATGACACAAGCTCCGGTATATCAATACCCACTTTTTAAGATGAGATTTCGTATCCGTGGACCAGGTGGACAGTCCACTGTCACTCTTGATGATAGTGCTACCGTGAACGAACTCCGAACTCAGATTGTGGATAAGACTGGACTGACAGCCTACGATGTGAAATATGGATACCCCGATCTCAAACATTTTCTGCTGGATGAGCTTCAACCAAACCAGAGGATTTCCGATATCGGGTTCAAGCTGGATGGGGAACAACTCCTGGTAACTAAGAGAGAAGTACCTCCCAGTAATGAGGGGTTAACACCCATCTCGCAAGAGCCACCCGAAAAGCCTCCGACATCACACACGTCCAGTGACGCTATCTCAGATGATCCACCCGAAATTCCATCTCTTGAACATGCGGGTACCTTTGTCTTACGCATCATGCCTGACGACAATTCGTGTCTGTTCCGCGCTGTGGGCAGTGCTCTCATGGGTGGTATGGATGCGATGAATGAGTTGAGGTCTGTTGTCGCACAAACTATCCAACAAAATCCGGGCCTCTACTCGGAAGCGGTGCTAGAGAAGAAGCCAGACGACTATTGCCGCTGGATACAGAACGAGGATTCGTGGGGTGGAGGTATCGAACTCAGCATCCTCAGCAAGCATTTCGGTATCGAGATTTGCTCGATCGATGTACAAACGCTCCGCATTGATCGATTCAACGAAGGTCTACCAACTCGCTGTATCTTAGTTTACTCGGGTATTCATTATGATACCGTTGCGCTATCTCCGTCCGATCCTCCTCACACCCATGCGTATGCACCTCCTGAGTTTGACACCAAGGTCTTTGACGCTGCAGATCCTTTTGTGCTAGAGAAAGCGCTAGAGCTCTGTAAGGTACTGCAGAGTAAGCACTATTATACTGATACCGCAGGTTTCCGTATTCGCTGCAATACATGTGGTGGGGTTTTCATTGGAGAAAAGGGCGCCACTCAGCACGCAACGCAGACTGGCCATTACAATTTTGGGGAGGCCAGTCAAGATTAA
- a CDS encoding extracellular protein SEL-1 codes for MNRPPQGRGQPRLGATWYPGGQDDFYMPEVISPSPQRVMPEVPETMQDNIAHLEHEARSPHRSQYAPVQYDRSHFPERTSSAAVVQGQPITAGYEDTAHYEQAAVYDTMESPNFSAFPVLRNPPPNVPPTDEQREASLERARMAVLSSNDPEMQLAWAQDALAYVEVAVQNEARLSLIQPPRPQTPQVEHQLKVDAMNIVNFLADQHHPKAEFIKGMWLEFGKFGYRVDKKEAFRAYSRAAEKGYARAEYRMGMQFESSGEPEKAIRHYEKGVALADSASFYRLGMMILLGQHGQRQDYQTGLDYIQLAAQSCDENAPQGAYVYGMLLARELPQVSVPENYLPLDVNAARVNIEKAAYHGFAKAQVKMGAAYELCQLGCDFNPALSLHYNALAARQGEPEAEMAISKWFLCGHEGVFEKNDELAFTYAQRAAQSGFPTAEFALGYFYEVGIFVQVDIKEARSWYAKAAANGNKDATSRIDSISRSKTLSRRDHEQVAIARIKSRYGSHQRNESMQSASENLEMPDPSRMSLSDNTPPSAPYPDRPPSRARPVYPPGYSVPDPRPSSAFGINPNIRTSAPNYNRAASYGPGPMGYRSPAPVTPTTSGPASPTSATPKLDIGYSAPIESPNSRRPQRLDSTPPDRRPVRTPVSAQGGPVGSPKPVTSPSSATFPQRSESMPPPSAPLASSTTPKPSSASASVSQKPAAQPAKSQGGLPGKGPKTFEEMGVPTAQKDNDCIVM; via the exons ATGAATAGACCACCTCAAGGTCGCGGTCAGCCAAGGCTGGGAGCTACATGGTATCCAGGGGGTCAGGATGATTTTTACATGCCAGAAGTTATATCCCCTTCCCCCCAAAG AGTCATGCCTGAGGTCCCGGAGACTATGCAGGACAATATTGCCCACCTCGAGCATGAGGCTCGAAGCCCCCACCGTAGTCAATATGCTCCTGTACAATATGATCGGTCTCATTTTCCCGAGAGAACTTCTTCTGCCGCTGTAGTCCAGGGACAGCCCATCACTGCCGGCTACGAGGACACTGCCCACTACGAACAAGCCGCCGTTTACGATACCATGGAATCTCCTAATTTCTCGGCGTTCCCTGTCCTACGCAACCCCCCTCCAAATGTGCCCCCCACCGATGAGCAGAGAGAAGCGAGCTTGGAGAGGGCTCGAATGGCAGTACTTTCCTCCAATGACCCCGAAATGCAATTGGCTTGGGCTCAGGACGCCCTAGCTTACGTCGAGGTCGCCGTGCAGAATGAGGCTCGTCTGTCCCTAATCCAACCCCCGCGTCCCCAAACTCCGCAAGTGGAGCATCAGTTGAAGGTTGATGCGATGAACATCGTTAATTTCTTGGCCGATCAGCATCACCCCAAAGCTGAATTCATCAAGGGCATGTGGTTGGAATTCGGAAAATTTGGATACCGTGTTGATAAAAAGGAAGCATTCAGAGCTTACTCGAGAGCCGCAGAGAAAGGCTATGCCAGGGCTGAGTATCGCATGGGGATGCAGTTCGAGAGTTCTGGTGAGCCCGAAAAAGCCATCCGACATTACGAGAAAGGCGTTGCTCTTGCCGATTCTGCTTCTTTTTAC CGTTtggggatgatgatcttgctTGGCCAGCATGGGCAGCGACAAGATTATCAAACGGGCCTTGATTATATCCAGCTAGCTGCGCAATCCTGCGACGAGAATGCGCCGCAGGGTGCCTAC GTTTATGGCATGCTTCTAGCACGGGAGCTGCCCCAAGTGAGCGTCCCGGAGAATTACCTTCCCCTAGATGTCAACGCCGCTCGCGTAAATATCGAGAAAGCTGCATACCATGGATTCGCTAAGGCCCAAGTCAAGATGGGCGCCGCATATGAACTGTGTCAACTAGGTTGCGATTTTAACCCGGCGTTATCTTTGCATTACAACGCATTGGCTGCCCGACAAGGAGAGCCAGAAGCGGAAATGGCCATCAGTAAATGGTTCCTTTGTGGGCATGAGGGtgtcttcgagaagaacGACGAGTTGGCATTCACATACGCTCAGCGTGCAGCTCAGAGCGGCTTCCCAACTGCGGAATTCGCTCTGGGATACTTTTACGAAGTCGGTATCTTCGTCCAGGTTGATATTAAGGAAGCCAGAAGCTGGTATGCCAAGGCTGCGGCAAATGGAAACAAAGACGCTACTAGTCGAATCGACAGTATCTCACGTTCGAAGACGTTGTCCCGAAGGGATCATGAGCAGGTTGCCATCGCTCGGATCAAGTCACGCTACGGCTCTCACCAGCGGAATGAATCCATGCAATCAGCTTCGGAGAATCTTGAAATGCCCGATCCTTCCCGGATGAGTCTTTCAGATAATACCCCGCCAAGTGCTCCGTACCCCGACCGGCCACCTTCCAGGGCTCGGCCAGTGTACCCGCCAGGCTACTCGGTGCCTGACCCACGGCCAAGTTCAGCATTTGGCATCAACCCTAACATTCGCACCAGCGCTCCTAACTATAACCGTGCGGCATCTTATGGACCTGGGCCAATGGGGTATCGCTCTCCTGCCCCTGTCACACCCACCACCAGCGGTCCAGCAAGCCCCACGTCAGCAACACCCAAGCTAGATATTGGCTACTCCGCGCCGATTGAATCTCCGAACTCAAGACGCCCCCAACGCCTTGACAGTACACCGCCTGATCGGCGGCCTGTGAGGACGCCTGTTTCTGCTCAAGGCGGCCCTGTAGGCTCCCCGAAGCCAGTGACCTCTCCGTCTTCTGCAACATTTCCCCAGCGTAGTGAATCCATGCCGCCTCCAAGTGCACCTTTGGCATCCTCGACAACGCCAAAACCATCATCCGCGTCAGCCTCGGTCAGCCAGAAGCCTGCAGCACAGCCAGCCAAGTCTCAAGGCGGCCTACCGGGCAAAGGCCCAAAGACATTTGAGGAGATGGGAGTTCCGACTGCACAAAAGGACAACGACTGC ATCGTCATGTGA
- a CDS encoding putative RSC complex subunit — protein sequence MEKKSEPSQPQPTREELVKSIEDDGKGDSAATAEGVTDEQWRSMMDVVMAIYEYREEDGHDPSKLFQRSVNKRNVPDYYDIIKEPMALSILKQKINKREYTKFSLFVRDCALIPHNAQTYNRPKSQAYEDALVIKDVFVAEFRKLVDQGIISAEVAELPDLGEIPEADPLPEEEEEEEEDDEDDEDEEDSDDDGRRKKKRGPRPGSKREGGKDDGHKSNDPELRKKRGRPPRVDTPMEARIKAVLKGIRKLKGPSGALKVRHFERLPDKATYPDYYVEIKEPIAIDIIKRKSKRKKYNSVDHFMRDMDLMFNNAKIYNQPESQIYKDAVDLQVESRKLAEIEKKKPDSEYLMEDGRLPLPDGILYKGELWKVGDWVHIQNPNDVTKPIVAQIYRTWQDSEGDKWVNACWYYRPEQTVHHYEKHFYPNEVVKTGQYRDHRIEEVVDRCFVMFFTRYNRGRPRGLPPDKDVYVCEARYNEEKHKLNKIKTWASCLPDEVREKDYEMDLFDVPRRIKKISSPIKHLLKSDAKETDDLPKPTWGAENAPPIVGAVHRRPRDENESPPPEPTPSPPPSLPPQNLPSAPARQASISQTPQRPSVDSQGNTTVAGTTPAPPRSPAAPIPPVQNAPVPVPPATYQQPQLPPTQTYQPAIQRRSSGFVQQTPHPSYQTPAVSHPYAAVQPTPYTPYQTNRIQVPPGTVYNPNAPRPIEVFHLSDAANATIPEDIRDQFHCDNQGHVLFFSSPPLDIVPPLQQKLGHSLKYLAVKEERRKLVEAKKRKEVEERDVQDQRVKRQRADEEASLAVRIEYLTMKAIGTMADHIGTGTEMIYQMLYHDQAEKARKANSSALEQKVLADRINKEKTRQIQAQSRSATFVPLKENIMCMDEI from the exons atggagaagaaatcgGAGCCGTCGCAACCCCAACCCACACGTGAAGAGCTCGTGAAGTCAATCGAGGACGATGGGAAGGGTGATAGCGCTGCGACGGCCGAGGGCGTTACCGACGAACAATGGAGGTCAATGATGGATGTTGTCATGGCCATCTACGAATAcagggaagaaga TGGCCATGATCCGTCGAAACTTTTCCAACGCAGCGTAAATAAGCGCAATGTCCCGGACTATTACGATATCATCAAAGAGCCGATGGCTCTTAGCATTCTAAAGcagaagatcaacaagagaGAATATACGAAATTCTCTTTGTTCGTGCGAGACTGTGCTCTG ATTCCTCATAATGCGCAGACATACAACCGTCCCAAGTCTCAAGCGTATGAAGACGCGCTCGTGATTAAG GATGTATTTGTCGCCGAATTCCGGAAACTAGTAGATCAGGGAATCATCTCCGCGGAAGTTGCTGAACTCCCCGACCTCGGCGAGATCCCCGAAGCAGATCCTCTcccggaggaggaggaggaagaagaagaggatgacgaggacgacgaggacgaagaggattCGGACGATGATGGTcggcggaagaagaaacgagGCCCTCGTCCTGGAAGCAAACgagaaggtggaaaagaTGACGGCCACAAGTCCAACGATCCTGAGCTAAGAAAAAAACGAGGAAGACCGCCGCGTGTGGACACACCGATGGAGGCCAGAATCAAAGCTGTTTTGAAGGGAATTCGAAAGCTGAAAGGGCCAAGCGGCGCACTCAAAGTTCGTCACTTTGAGCGTTTGCCTGATAAGGCTACATATCCTGACTATTATGTGGAGATCAAAGAGCCAATCGCTATTGACATCATTAAACGAAAGTCTAAGCGGAAGAAGTATAACTCCGTCGATCACTTCATGAGGGATATGGACCTGATGTTCAACAACGCCAAAATATACAACCAGCCGGAGAGTCAGATCTATAAAGATGCTGTGGATCTGCAAGTAGAATCACGGAAGCTTGCTGAAattgagaaaaagaaaccagaCAGTGAGTACTTGATGGAGGATGGGCGCCTGCCATTACCGGACGGGATTCTTTACAAAGGCGAGCTATGGAAGGTCGGTGATTGGGTCCATATACAAAACCCTAATGATGTAACCAAACCCATCGTGGCCCAGATCTATCGTACTTGGCAGGATTCCGAGGGAGATAAATGGGTTAATGCCTGTTGGTATTACCGTCCCGAGCAAACTGTCCACCATTATGAGAAGCACTTCTATCCAAATGAGGTGGTCAAGACTGGCCAGTACCGAGATCATCGGATCGAGGAAGTGGTAGATCGCTGTTTTGTGATGTTTTTCACTCGCTACAATCGTGGACGACCCAGGGGCCTCCCTCCAGATAAGGACGTATACGTCTGTGAAGCTCGGTATAACGAAGAGAAGCACAAGCTGAACAAGATTAAGACTTGGGCAAGCTGCCTCCCGGATGAGGTGAGGGAGAAGGATTACGAAATGGACCTATTCGATGTTCCTCGGCGGATCAAGAAGATTTCAAGCCCTATCAAACACCTGCTGAAGAGCGACGCAAAGGAAACAGATGATCTTCCAAAACCAACCTGGGGAGCCGAGAACGCGCCGCCAATTGTTGGCGCTGTTCATCGTCGACCACGAGATGAGAAT GAGTCCCCACCACCTGAGCCCACACCTTCTCCACCCCCGTCTTTGCCTCCACAGAATTTGCCTTCTGCTCCTGCTCGGCAGGCTTCGATCAGTCAAACTCCACAGCGGCCTAGTGTGGATAGTCAAGGCAACACTACTGTAGCCGGAACCACTCCTGCACCACCGCGCTCGCCCGCAGCACCAATCCCTCCTGTCCAAAACGCGCCCGTACCAGTTCCTCCAGCGACTTATCAGCAACCTCAGTTACCCCCTACTCAAACATATCAGCCCGCCATCCAGAGACGCTCCAGTGGTTTTGTACAGCAGACTCCACATCCTTCCTACCAGACACCGGCTGTCTCCCACCCTTACGCAGCTGTTCAGCCAACACCATATACACCCTATCAGACGAACCGCATACAAGTTCCACCGGGGACAGTGTACAACCCGAATGCTCCTCGTCCGATCGAAGTGTTCCATTTGAGTGATGCTGCTAATGCTACTATCCCGGAAGATATTCGAGACCAGTTCCATTGTGACAATCAAGGCCACgttctatttttctcttcgccgCCTCTGGATATTGTACCGCCTCTCCAACAGAAGCTAGGCCATTCGCTCAAATATCTAGCGGTTAAAGAGGAGCGCCGGAAACTAGTCGAAGCGAAGAAGCGTAAGGAGGTGGAAGAGCGAGATGTGCAAGATCAGAGGGTAAAGCGTCAGCGGGCTGATGAGGAAGCGTCGCTGGCTGTGAGAATCGAGTATCTGACTATGAAGGCCATTGGCACCATGGCAGATCACATTGGGACCGGCACAGAGATGATCTATCAGATGTTATATCATGACCAAGCAGAAAAGGCCAGGAAAGCAAATTCCAGTGCTCTTGAGCAAAAGGTCCTTGCCGACCGTATTAATAAGGAGAAGACGAGGCAAATTCAGGCGCAGTCGAGGAGTGCGACCTTTGTCCCCcttaaagaaaatatcatgTGCATGGATGAGATATGA
- a CDS encoding putative TBP interacting domain protein, which produces MVVLDDHILQLQEQLTDLKGYVKRARAELATLRATPLAFDLQKSINQLQVEKETTFAILTQARGTSAREVDEEGRTITKRVWERWQKRVNLRRKVCRDLWRRCLEMVDKDVTREELWVYISLVAIIETAHGNEQEFLGLEGPLILT; this is translated from the coding sequence ATGGTGGTTCTGGATGATCACATTCTTCAGCTGCAGGAACAGCTTACTGACCTCAAAGGCTATGTTAAAAGGGCGCGAGCTGAGCTGGCAACTCTGCGTGCGACTCCCTTGGCCTTTGACCTCCAAAAGAGCATCAACCAACTTCaagtggaaaaggagacTACATTCGCGATTCTAACTCAAGCCCGGGGCACCAGCGCGAGAGAGGTGGATGAGGAAGGCAGAACCATCACCAAAAGAGTATGGGAACGCTGGCAGAAGCGTGTTAATTTACGGAGGAAGGTATGTCGCGATttgtggagaagatgtctaGAGATGGTGGATAAGGATGTGACTCGAGAAGAGCTctgggtatatatatctctcgtCGCCATAATTGAGACTGCTCACGGTAATGAACAGGAATTCCTGGGGCTAGAAGGGCCGTTGATCCTCACTTGA